In Agromyces archimandritae, one genomic interval encodes:
- a CDS encoding ATP-binding protein has product MVYRRRIVDDTLDELFPHLAAIALEGAKGVGKTATAKQRAATILALDRERQLETLGADPDAINRMPAPVLIDEWQLLPPVWDSVRRSVDDDAAGGRFLLTGSAGVAPGTRIHSGAGRIVSLRMHPLSVAERDIERPTVSLRELLDGGADIGGRTDVRLADYTDEILRSGLPGIRNLPEQARRAQLDGYIERLVTHELPENGVEVRRPLALRSWLAAYAAATSTDASYSLLLNAATAGLAEKPTRQTLDGYREQLHRLFIVDPVQAWSPTFAPLRRLTKAPKHHLVDPALAARLVGVGRAGLLQGEGDRPSNIGGTWLGALFESLVTQSVRVYATAAHANLGHLRTYNSDREIDLIVEGDGFKVVAIEVKLAGTVGDHDVRHLNWLKESLGDRVVERVVVTTGEFAYRRRDGVVVVPLALLGP; this is encoded by the coding sequence ATGGTCTATCGCCGCCGCATCGTGGACGACACCCTCGACGAGCTGTTCCCGCACCTCGCGGCGATCGCACTCGAAGGCGCGAAGGGGGTCGGCAAGACTGCAACGGCGAAGCAGCGAGCAGCAACCATCCTCGCCCTCGACCGAGAACGTCAGCTCGAAACACTCGGCGCCGATCCCGATGCGATCAATCGCATGCCGGCTCCGGTTCTCATCGATGAATGGCAGCTGCTTCCACCGGTGTGGGACAGTGTGCGCAGATCCGTCGACGACGATGCGGCAGGCGGCCGCTTCCTCCTGACGGGATCGGCCGGGGTGGCACCGGGGACCCGTATCCACTCCGGAGCCGGCCGCATCGTCAGCCTCCGCATGCACCCTCTGTCGGTCGCCGAACGCGATATCGAACGCCCGACCGTGTCCCTCCGAGAGCTCCTCGACGGCGGGGCCGACATCGGCGGGCGCACGGACGTCCGGCTCGCCGACTACACGGACGAGATCCTGAGGTCCGGCCTTCCGGGCATCCGAAACCTGCCCGAACAAGCCAGACGCGCACAACTCGACGGATACATCGAACGGCTCGTCACCCACGAACTCCCGGAGAACGGGGTCGAAGTTCGCAGGCCGCTGGCGCTGCGCTCATGGCTCGCCGCCTACGCTGCCGCCACCTCGACCGACGCTTCCTACAGCCTGCTGCTGAACGCCGCGACCGCAGGCCTCGCAGAGAAACCGACCCGCCAGACGCTCGACGGTTACCGCGAGCAACTGCACCGACTCTTCATCGTCGATCCGGTTCAAGCCTGGAGTCCGACATTCGCGCCGCTACGACGACTCACGAAGGCCCCGAAACACCATCTCGTCGACCCAGCGCTCGCTGCACGATTGGTCGGCGTCGGCAGAGCCGGCCTCCTGCAAGGCGAAGGCGACCGACCGTCCAACATCGGCGGCACCTGGCTCGGTGCCCTGTTCGAGTCCTTGGTGACGCAGTCGGTGCGCGTGTACGCGACGGCGGCACACGCGAACCTCGGACACCTGCGCACATACAACTCCGACCGCGAGATCGACCTCATCGTCGAAGGAGACGGGTTCAAGGTCGTCGCCATCGAGGTGAAGCTCGCCGGCACGGTCGGCGATCACGACGTCCGTCACTTGAATTGGCTCAAGGAATCGCTCGGTGATCGGGTCGTCGAACGCGTCGTCGTCACGACGGGCGAATTCGCCTACCGCCGCCGAGACGGGGTCGTCGTCGTGCCGCTCGCGCTGCTCGGCCCGTGA
- the paaZ gene encoding phenylacetic acid degradation bifunctional protein PaaZ encodes MTANTPEVLPSYVQGGWWMPDEAAAAGAAVIRDAATGEPVARVTSEGLDLSGALEYARTAGQASLGELTFHQRAVLLKRMALALTERKGELYELSAKAGATKQDSWVDIDGGIGVLFAYSSKGRREMPNGQVYVDGAPEILSKDGSFLGRHIFTRLPGVAVQINAFNFPVWGSLEKFAPAFLAGMPTLVKPATPTGYLAVHMVRILAESGLLPEGSLQLVSGSVPGLFEALRLGDMVGFTGSASTAEKLRAHESVQTGGVRFTAETDSINASVLGPDASAGTPEFDAYVKQLVAEMTSKAGQKCTAIRRAIVPAASVDAVVDAVTARLAERVVIGDPRAEGVTMGPLASLAQRDEVLRQLGRLVDAGGTVLTGGAAPAEVRLADGSTGEAGDGAFVEPTLLRFADASADAVHEIEAFGPVSAVLGYDTIEEAAALVARGGGSLVTSIATHDPATAARLTVAIGAYNGRVLVLDRDDARTSTGHGSPMPQLVHGGPGRAGGGEELGGVRAVLHHMQRTAVQGTPEMLTAITGVWHQGATARPEGTHPFRKPLTELRIGDQVVSGSRTVTLDDIETFAAFTGDTFYAHMDEEAAAANPFFPGRVAHGYLLVSWAAGLFVEPAPGPVLANSGLENLRFVTPVSPGDAIRVELTAKQITPRETDEYGEVRWDAVLKNQRDELVASYDVLTLVAKQ; translated from the coding sequence ATGACCGCGAACACGCCCGAGGTGCTGCCGAGCTACGTGCAGGGCGGGTGGTGGATGCCGGATGAGGCCGCCGCGGCCGGCGCCGCCGTCATCCGCGACGCCGCGACCGGCGAGCCCGTCGCGCGCGTCACGAGCGAGGGCCTCGACCTCTCCGGGGCGCTCGAGTACGCCCGCACGGCGGGGCAGGCGAGCCTCGGCGAGCTGACCTTCCACCAGCGCGCGGTGCTGCTGAAGCGGATGGCCCTCGCCCTCACCGAGCGCAAGGGCGAGCTGTACGAGCTGTCGGCGAAGGCCGGCGCGACGAAGCAGGATTCGTGGGTCGACATCGACGGCGGCATCGGCGTGCTCTTCGCGTACTCGTCGAAGGGCCGCCGCGAGATGCCGAACGGGCAGGTCTACGTCGACGGCGCCCCCGAGATCCTCTCGAAGGACGGCTCGTTCCTCGGCCGCCACATCTTCACGCGTCTGCCGGGCGTTGCGGTGCAGATCAACGCCTTCAACTTCCCGGTGTGGGGGTCGCTGGAGAAGTTCGCCCCCGCGTTCCTGGCGGGCATGCCGACGCTCGTGAAGCCGGCGACGCCGACCGGCTACCTCGCCGTGCACATGGTGCGGATCCTCGCCGAGTCGGGGCTGCTGCCGGAGGGCTCGCTGCAGCTCGTGTCGGGCAGCGTGCCGGGCCTGTTCGAGGCGCTGCGCCTCGGCGACATGGTCGGCTTCACCGGTTCGGCGTCGACGGCCGAGAAGCTGCGCGCGCACGAGTCCGTGCAGACGGGCGGGGTCCGCTTCACCGCCGAGACCGACTCGATCAACGCGAGCGTGCTCGGCCCGGACGCGTCGGCCGGCACCCCCGAGTTCGACGCGTACGTCAAGCAGCTCGTCGCCGAGATGACGTCGAAGGCGGGGCAGAAGTGCACCGCGATCCGCCGGGCGATCGTGCCGGCGGCATCCGTCGACGCGGTGGTGGATGCCGTGACCGCACGCCTCGCGGAGCGCGTCGTCATCGGCGACCCCCGCGCCGAGGGCGTCACGATGGGCCCGCTGGCCTCGCTCGCGCAGCGCGACGAGGTGCTGCGGCAGCTCGGGCGGCTGGTGGATGCCGGGGGCACCGTCCTCACCGGCGGCGCCGCCCCCGCCGAGGTGCGCCTCGCCGACGGTTCGACGGGGGAGGCCGGCGACGGCGCGTTCGTCGAACCCACCCTGCTGCGCTTCGCGGATGCATCGGCCGATGCCGTGCACGAGATCGAGGCGTTCGGCCCGGTGTCGGCGGTGCTCGGCTACGACACCATCGAGGAGGCGGCTGCGCTCGTCGCCCGCGGCGGCGGTTCGCTCGTGACGAGCATCGCCACCCACGACCCGGCGACGGCCGCGCGTCTGACGGTCGCGATCGGCGCCTACAACGGCCGCGTGCTCGTCCTGGACCGCGACGACGCCCGCACCTCGACGGGGCACGGCTCCCCGATGCCGCAGCTCGTCCACGGCGGCCCGGGCCGGGCCGGCGGCGGCGAGGAGCTCGGCGGCGTGCGCGCCGTGCTGCACCACATGCAGCGCACCGCGGTGCAGGGCACCCCTGAGATGCTGACGGCGATCACCGGCGTCTGGCACCAGGGCGCGACCGCCCGGCCCGAGGGCACGCATCCGTTCCGCAAGCCCCTCACCGAGCTCCGCATCGGCGACCAGGTCGTCTCGGGCTCGCGCACGGTCACGCTCGACGACATTGAGACGTTCGCGGCGTTCACGGGCGACACGTTCTACGCCCACATGGACGAGGAGGCCGCGGCGGCGAACCCGTTCTTCCCGGGGCGCGTGGCGCACGGCTACCTGCTCGTGTCGTGGGCGGCCGGTCTCTTCGTGGAGCCGGCGCCGGGCCCCGTGCTCGCCAACTCGGGCCTGGAGAACCTGCGTTTCGTGACGCCCGTGTCGCCCGGCGACGCGATCCGCGTCGAGCTCACCGCGAAGCAGATCACCCCGCGCGAGACCGACGAGTACGGCGAGGTGCGCTGGGATGCGGTGCTGAAGAACCAGCGCGACGAGCTCGTGGCGAGCTACGACGTGCTGACCCTCGTCGCCAAGCAGTAG
- a CDS encoding 3-hydroxyacyl-CoA dehydrogenase family protein, with the protein MSTPEAPASVGVLGGGRMGAGIAHAFLLAGSRVTVVERDEDAAEAASTRIRTSLEQSISRGTTEQSFEDLAGRYASATNVSAFAGCGLVVEAVPEVVELKLEALTSVESVLDAGAALATNTSSISIGELAAALERPARFLGMHFFNPVPASTLVELVQGPASDPALLAEARDWVRAIGKTPITVADAPGFASSRLGVALGLEAIRMLEDGVASAEDIDAAMTLGYKHPVGPLRLTDLVGLDVRLGIAEYLASSLGDRFEPPALLRRMVAEGAVGRKAGRGFYDWTES; encoded by the coding sequence ATGAGCACCCCCGAAGCCCCCGCGAGCGTCGGCGTCCTCGGCGGCGGCCGTATGGGCGCCGGCATCGCGCACGCGTTCCTCCTCGCCGGCTCCCGGGTGACCGTCGTCGAGCGCGATGAGGACGCGGCGGAGGCGGCATCCACCCGCATCCGCACCTCGCTCGAGCAGTCGATCTCGCGCGGCACGACCGAGCAATCCTTCGAGGATCTCGCCGGCCGGTACGCGTCGGCGACGAACGTGTCGGCCTTCGCCGGCTGCGGGCTCGTCGTCGAGGCCGTCCCCGAGGTCGTGGAGCTGAAGCTCGAGGCGCTCACGAGCGTCGAGTCCGTGCTGGATGCCGGGGCGGCGCTCGCGACGAACACCTCCTCGATCTCGATCGGCGAGCTCGCCGCGGCCCTCGAGCGGCCGGCGCGGTTCCTCGGGATGCACTTCTTCAACCCGGTGCCGGCTTCCACGCTCGTCGAGCTCGTGCAGGGCCCGGCGAGCGATCCGGCCCTCCTCGCGGAGGCGCGCGACTGGGTGCGGGCGATCGGCAAGACCCCGATCACCGTCGCCGACGCCCCCGGGTTCGCGTCGAGCCGCCTCGGCGTCGCTCTCGGCCTCGAGGCGATCCGCATGCTGGAGGACGGCGTCGCCAGCGCCGAGGACATCGATGCGGCGATGACGCTCGGCTACAAGCATCCGGTGGGCCCGTTGCGCCTGACCGACCTCGTCGGCCTCGATGTGCGGCTCGGCATCGCCGAGTACCTCGCGTCGAGCCTCGGCGACCGTTTCGAACCCCCGGCGCTGCTTCGGCGGATGGTCGCCGAGGGCGCCGTGGGCCGCAAGGCCGGCCGCGGCTTCTACGACTGGACCGAGTCGTGA
- a CDS encoding enoyl-CoA hydratase/isomerase family protein yields the protein MPAVDAGSAAAGAAREPEATAPLLIERRADRVVATLNRPEKRNAIDRATIDALHALCAELEDEPRILILAGAGGVFASGADIAQLRERRAADALEGINANAFVRIAELPMPVIAALDGYALGGGAELAYAADIRIGTPELKIGNPETGLGILAAAGASWRLKEIVGDARAIELLLTGRTVRAEEALAIGLVSSLHEADGLLDAAHAIADRIAGNDPAATAATKRAFRAPREAHPAIDGEEQAVLFESPEKMRRMTEFLERRASARAAKAGAGTDPADTPADGAQTSDRKQTP from the coding sequence ATGCCCGCGGTGGATGCCGGAAGCGCCGCAGCCGGGGCGGCACGCGAGCCGGAGGCGACCGCACCCCTCCTCATCGAGCGCCGCGCCGACCGGGTGGTCGCGACCCTGAACCGCCCCGAAAAGCGCAATGCGATCGATCGGGCGACGATCGACGCCCTGCATGCGCTGTGCGCGGAGCTCGAGGACGAGCCCCGCATCCTGATCCTCGCCGGCGCGGGCGGCGTGTTCGCCTCGGGCGCCGATATCGCGCAGTTGCGGGAGCGCCGCGCGGCCGACGCCCTCGAGGGCATCAACGCGAACGCGTTCGTCCGCATCGCGGAACTGCCGATGCCGGTGATCGCCGCGCTCGACGGCTACGCCCTGGGCGGCGGCGCCGAGCTCGCGTATGCGGCCGACATCCGCATCGGTACGCCCGAGCTGAAGATCGGCAACCCCGAGACGGGGCTCGGCATCCTCGCTGCGGCGGGTGCGAGCTGGCGGTTGAAGGAGATCGTGGGCGATGCCCGGGCGATCGAGCTGCTGCTGACGGGCCGCACGGTGCGGGCCGAGGAGGCGCTGGCGATCGGCCTCGTGTCCTCCCTGCACGAGGCCGACGGGCTGCTGGATGCGGCGCACGCGATCGCCGACCGCATCGCCGGCAACGACCCGGCGGCGACGGCCGCGACGAAGCGGGCGTTCCGCGCCCCGCGCGAGGCGCATCCGGCGATCGACGGCGAGGAGCAGGCGGTGCTCTTCGAGAGCCCCGAGAAGATGCGCCGCATGACCGAGTTCCTCGAGCGCCGTGCGAGCGCCCGCGCCGCCAAGGCCGGCGCCGGCACCGACCCCGCCGACACCCCCGCCGACGGCGCGCAGACCAGCGACAGAAAGCAGACCCCATGA
- a CDS encoding acetyl-CoA C-acyltransferase, with amino-acid sequence MASESPRTEAYLVGGVRTPVGRYGGALAGIRPDDLASLVVGEALTRAGMPAEAYGEIDEIILGAANQAGEDNRNVARMSVLLAGLPDSVPGITVNRLCASGMSAITMAGQAIRAGDADLIVAGGVESMTRAPWVQAKPDRAWAKPGEAYDTSIGWRFPNPKLLARDKATFSMPETAEEVARVDGITRAEADAFALRSQQRAAAAIDAGRFEAEIVAVPTKAGDVAVDEGPRRDTSLEALARLRPVVPGGEVVTAGNASSLNDGSSAILVASAAAVERYGLTPRARIVVGASAGIAPEIMGLGPVPATEKALGRSGLTVGDLGSIELNEAFATQSIASMRRLGLDPDRVNADGGAIALGHPLGSSGSRLVVTLLGRMEREASRYGLATMCVGVGQGQALIVERV; translated from the coding sequence TTGGCGTCAGAGTCCCCCCGAACCGAGGCCTATCTCGTCGGCGGCGTGCGCACGCCCGTCGGCCGCTACGGCGGTGCTCTCGCCGGCATCCGCCCCGACGATCTCGCCTCGCTCGTCGTCGGCGAGGCCCTCACCCGCGCCGGCATGCCGGCCGAGGCGTACGGCGAGATCGACGAGATCATCCTCGGCGCCGCGAACCAGGCGGGGGAGGACAACCGCAACGTCGCCCGCATGTCGGTGCTGCTGGCCGGGCTTCCCGACAGCGTTCCGGGCATCACGGTCAACCGCTTGTGCGCCTCCGGGATGTCGGCGATCACGATGGCGGGGCAGGCGATCCGCGCCGGCGACGCCGACCTCATCGTGGCCGGCGGCGTCGAGTCGATGACGCGAGCGCCCTGGGTGCAGGCGAAGCCGGATCGCGCGTGGGCGAAACCGGGCGAGGCGTACGACACGTCCATCGGCTGGCGTTTCCCGAACCCGAAGCTGCTCGCCCGTGACAAGGCGACGTTCTCGATGCCCGAGACGGCCGAGGAGGTCGCCCGCGTCGACGGCATCACCCGTGCGGAGGCGGATGCCTTCGCGCTCCGCAGTCAGCAGCGCGCCGCCGCCGCGATCGATGCGGGCCGGTTCGAGGCCGAGATCGTGGCGGTGCCGACGAAGGCCGGCGATGTCGCGGTCGACGAGGGGCCGCGGCGCGACACGAGCCTCGAGGCCCTCGCGCGGCTCCGCCCGGTCGTGCCCGGCGGCGAGGTCGTCACGGCGGGCAATGCGAGTTCGCTGAACGACGGCTCCTCGGCGATCCTCGTCGCGAGCGCCGCCGCCGTCGAACGCTACGGGCTCACCCCGCGCGCCCGGATCGTCGTCGGCGCGAGCGCGGGCATCGCGCCCGAGATCATGGGCCTCGGCCCGGTTCCGGCGACCGAGAAGGCGCTGGGGCGTTCGGGGCTGACGGTCGGCGATCTCGGTTCGATCGAACTGAACGAGGCGTTCGCGACGCAGTCGATCGCGAGCATGCGGCGCCTCGGCCTCGACCCGGATCGGGTCAACGCCGACGGCGGGGCGATCGCGCTCGGGCATCCGCTCGGCTCGTCGGGCTCGCGCCTCGTCGTGACCCTGCTCGGCCGCATGGAACGCGAAGCCTCCCGCTACGGCCTGGCGACGATGTGCGTCGGCGTCGGGCAGGGCCAGGCCCTGATCGTGGAGCGCGTCTGA
- a CDS encoding DEAD/DEAH box helicase: protein MPKNKKPAGGRPARDFDPARGKRSGGAKAGSRSPGHRGYRPDEAPKKARWTRDERLDAGRSPHRADREGRGERMPEGRRTGGSARPSYDRADRPSGGRDARDGQRDGRRFDRDERRPYDRGDRPDRSRGDRSFDGARDGGRRSFDDRPRRSSDRDDRARSYDRGDRPNRFDRDDRPGRFDRDDRRRSYDRDDRPRSYDRDDRPRRSFDRDDRAPRTRDERPRSYDRGDRPQRSFDRTDRTDRPARSFDRDRADRPQRGFDRDDRRRSFDRPGFRDSERRPSSYYPAKGEQRSFGPEDDVVLERLEAQAVQADATEGTSFADLGLGQNIVRTLAELGAESPFPIQAATIPVVLEGRDVLGRGRTGSGKTIAFGAPTVERLMQDWAARQRDAGGERDAASTAGLGKNARKRREMGRAPRALILAPTRELALQIDRTVQPIAQSVGLFTTQIYGGVPQGRQVGALQRGVDIVIGTPGRIEDLVEQGRLDLSQVRITVLDEADHMCDLGFLEPVQRIIRRTADGGQKLLFSATLDTGVAALVDEFLVDPAVYEVAGEDQASSTIEHHVLVIDNREKRDIVAALADRDGKTLVFSRTRAFAEDLTDHLEDAGIAAVALHGDLNQSRRTRNLQQLTSGRVDVLVATDVAARGIHVDDIDLVIQADAPDEYKTYLHRAGRTGRAGKAGRVVTLIPRNRQRRMAELLGRAEIDVDFEDVYLGDPLLAELAEAPLAPSPEPETAPEVDAADAPDPEDAAPSAVDAEPRSA, encoded by the coding sequence ATGCCCAAGAACAAGAAGCCCGCCGGCGGCCGCCCCGCCCGCGATTTCGACCCCGCCCGCGGCAAGCGCTCCGGCGGCGCCAAGGCCGGCTCGCGCAGCCCCGGCCACCGCGGCTACCGCCCCGACGAGGCCCCGAAGAAGGCCCGCTGGACTCGCGACGAGCGACTGGATGCCGGCCGCTCGCCCCACCGTGCAGACCGCGAAGGCCGCGGCGAGCGGATGCCGGAAGGTCGCCGCACCGGCGGCTCCGCCCGTCCCTCGTACGATCGCGCCGACCGCCCCTCCGGCGGGCGCGACGCCCGCGATGGGCAGCGCGACGGCCGCCGCTTCGACCGCGACGAGCGGCGCCCGTACGACCGCGGCGACCGCCCGGACCGCTCGCGCGGCGACCGTTCCTTCGACGGTGCCCGCGACGGCGGCCGGCGTTCCTTCGACGACCGCCCGCGCCGTTCCTCCGATCGGGACGACCGCGCACGTTCGTACGACCGCGGTGACCGCCCGAACCGGTTCGACCGGGACGACCGCCCGGGCCGCTTCGACCGCGACGACCGCCGCCGCTCGTACGACCGCGACGACCGCCCGCGCTCGTACGACCGCGACGACCGCCCGCGGCGTTCCTTCGACCGCGACGACCGTGCGCCCCGCACCCGCGACGAGCGCCCGCGCTCCTACGACCGGGGCGACCGCCCGCAGCGTTCCTTCGACCGCACCGACCGGACCGACCGCCCGGCCCGCTCCTTCGACCGCGACCGCGCCGATCGCCCGCAGCGCGGTTTCGACCGCGACGATCGCCGTCGCTCCTTCGATCGGCCGGGCTTCCGCGACTCCGAGCGTCGCCCCTCCTCCTACTACCCGGCGAAGGGCGAGCAGCGCTCGTTCGGTCCGGAGGACGACGTGGTGCTCGAGCGCCTCGAGGCGCAGGCCGTGCAGGCCGACGCGACCGAGGGCACGAGCTTCGCCGATCTCGGTCTCGGCCAGAACATCGTCCGCACCCTCGCCGAGCTCGGCGCCGAGTCCCCGTTCCCGATCCAGGCGGCGACGATCCCCGTCGTCCTCGAGGGTCGCGATGTGCTCGGCCGCGGCCGCACCGGGTCCGGAAAGACGATCGCCTTCGGCGCCCCGACCGTCGAACGGCTGATGCAGGACTGGGCCGCCCGGCAGCGCGACGCCGGCGGAGAGCGCGACGCGGCATCCACTGCGGGGCTCGGCAAGAACGCCCGCAAGCGCCGCGAGATGGGCCGGGCGCCGCGCGCGCTGATCCTGGCGCCCACGCGCGAGCTCGCCCTGCAGATCGACCGCACCGTGCAGCCGATCGCGCAGAGCGTCGGCCTGTTCACGACGCAGATCTACGGCGGTGTGCCGCAGGGCCGCCAGGTCGGTGCCCTGCAGCGCGGCGTCGACATCGTCATCGGCACGCCCGGCCGCATCGAGGACCTCGTCGAACAGGGCCGCCTCGACCTCTCGCAGGTGCGGATCACCGTGCTCGACGAGGCCGATCACATGTGCGACCTGGGCTTCCTCGAGCCCGTGCAGCGGATCATCCGCCGCACCGCCGACGGCGGCCAGAAGCTGCTGTTCTCGGCGACGCTCGACACGGGCGTCGCGGCGCTCGTCGACGAGTTCCTCGTCGACCCGGCCGTCTACGAGGTCGCCGGCGAAGACCAGGCCTCGTCGACGATCGAGCACCACGTGCTCGTCATCGACAACCGCGAGAAGCGCGACATCGTCGCCGCCCTCGCCGACCGCGACGGCAAGACCCTCGTGTTCTCGCGCACGCGCGCGTTCGCCGAGGATCTCACCGATCACCTCGAAGACGCCGGCATCGCCGCGGTCGCCCTGCACGGCGACCTGAACCAGTCGCGCCGCACGCGCAACCTGCAGCAGCTCACGAGCGGCCGCGTGGATGTGCTGGTCGCCACCGATGTCGCCGCCCGCGGCATCCACGTCGACGACATCGACCTCGTCATCCAGGCCGACGCGCCCGACGAGTACAAGACGTATCTGCACCGGGCCGGCCGCACGGGCCGCGCCGGCAAGGCGGGCCGCGTCGTCACGCTGATCCCGCGGAACCGGCAGCGCCGCATGGCCGAGCTCCTCGGCCGCGCCGAGATCGACGTCGACTTCGAGGACGTGTACCTCGGCGACCCGCTGCTCGCGGAACTCGCCGAGGCGCCGCTCGCGCCGTCGCCCGAGCCCGAGACTGCGCCCGAGGTGGATGCGGCTGACGCGCCCGATCCCGAGGACGCTGCTCCGTCCGCGGTGGATGCCGAGCCGCGTTCCGCATAA
- a CDS encoding GNAT family N-acetyltransferase gives MSTTATPAFTVSLEPPRQPAVEAMLGAGAAFAQSLYPPESNFLLDVSELEAPGVRFYVARDAAGEAIGTAALVADAARPARAELKRMYVEPSARRLGVARGLLEHLEADAAAHGIHEIVLETGDLHTAAQALYERAGYRPIPQFGQYVGEAHSVCFAKAVSPER, from the coding sequence ATGAGCACCACCGCGACGCCCGCCTTCACCGTCTCCCTCGAACCGCCCCGGCAGCCGGCGGTCGAGGCGATGCTCGGGGCCGGCGCCGCCTTCGCGCAGAGCCTGTACCCGCCGGAGTCGAACTTCCTGCTCGACGTCTCCGAACTCGAGGCGCCCGGGGTTCGCTTCTACGTGGCTCGGGATGCCGCGGGCGAGGCGATCGGCACCGCGGCCCTCGTCGCGGACGCCGCCCGGCCGGCCCGCGCCGAGCTCAAGCGCATGTACGTCGAGCCCTCCGCCCGCCGCCTCGGCGTCGCCCGCGGCCTGCTCGAGCACCTCGAAGCGGATGCCGCGGCGCACGGCATCCACGAGATCGTCCTCGAAACGGGCGACCTGCACACCGCCGCGCAGGCCCTCTACGAGCGCGCGGGCTATCGCCCCATCCCGCAGTTCGGCCAATACGTGGGCGAGGCCCACTCCGTCTGCTTCGCGAAAGCGGTCTCCCCGGAGCGCTGA